The stretch of DNA TTTAGAAAAAGAAGCAATCGAATTTATTAAAGAAAGCTGTAATTTTGATGAAACAGTTGTTATGTTTTCAGGTGGTAAAGATAGTCTTGTAGCTATGGATTTAGCTAAAAAAGCAGGTTTAAATCATGCAGTATACATAAATTCTGAACTTGAATATACTATTTCCAGGTCTTATGTTGAAAAAATGAAAAAATACTATTTTATTGAAGATCTTAAACCTGAAAATGATTTTTTTAAATTTTGTGAATTGATTTCCCCTCCTTCAAAACGTCTAAAATGGTGCTGTAAGGTTTTAAAACTTGTTACTTCCATGAAATACAGTATTCAAAATAAAAAATATTATCATATAACAGGTATTAGAGGTGATGAATCTTTAAGGCGTTCTAAATATGATAAAATTACAAGTGATCCTTTGCTTTTTGCAAATCCGCGATATCATTTCTTTGAAGTTAATCCCGTTTTTGATTGGTCTGAAAAAGATATATGGCGTTATATACGTTACAATAATCTTAAATTCAATCCATTATACCGTTATATTGACCGGGTAGGTTGCTGGTGTTGTCCTTTCTCTACAAAAAATGAATGGGATCTTGCCAGAGAGCTCGAGCCTGAAGGTTTTCAAAAATTTAAAAAAATCCTAAATGTCTATTCTGTCTCTAATGTTACTACAGAATATAGACGGAAATATATCAAAAATGGCTGGCGATCTTATGCTTTTAAATATTTGAAAGTTCCTGTCATTAAAATGCATAATATTAGTAATCACTATACTTTAAAAGGAGATAATATTCATTTACATAAACTTGAAAATTTACTGTTTATTTTAGCTTCCAACTATTCCATAAATGATAATGAACTTACTTTTACACTTGAAATGAACCTTCAAAATCAACAGATACGCTTATTACTTGAAAAATGCCTCAATTGTGTTGGGTGTGGTGTTTGTACCGTTTTATGTCCTATTAATGCGTTATATCTCGATGATTCTAAGACAATTAAAGTAAATAAAGATCTTTGTGTTGGCTGCCTTGCCTGTTGTAAACAAATAGATTCTAAATTGAAAATGGGTTGTATTGCTCGTAATTATAAAAAAGAACGTTTATCAATTGTTTTTTAAAAAATTTTTTTCACATTTATTTTAAGGACCTTATTTTATTTCCGCAGGTATGCGCAGCAGATCCAATTTTCAATTAATTAAATTCTGGAAAATCAAAATTTCATTTTTACCAGGATATCTTAAAAATCAAAAACCTTGAATAAATTTAAAGTACTTGTTTTGCACCTGCTGATCAATTCAAAATAAAAATGCCTTAAATCAATTAAAAATATTTTGTTAACACCTGTTGAATAATTTAATAGCTAATTTTTAATTCTTCTTTTATTTTATCAACTTGAAATTAATTAAAATCTTTTATTATATTCTAACTCTTTAAATTTTATCTTAAATTTTGTTCCTTCAGTTTTATCTAATTCTATAGAACCTTCTAACTGGTTTACAAGTGTATTTACTAATCGCAGACCTAATGATGAATTTACACTTTTAAAATCAATATTTTCTGGAAAACCGATCCCATTGTCACTTATAATAAGTTCGAACTCTTCCCCATATGAATTAATACTCACTGATATTTTCCCAGGCTCATGATTTGGAAATGCATATTTTAAGCTGTTAGAAATCAGTTCGCTTAATATTAAGCCACATGGGACTGCAGTTTCAATATTTAATAAGATTGGTTCAGATTTAATAAAGAACTTAATGTGGTTTTTAGCACCATAAGAAAGGAATAAATCATGAGCCAGATTTTCGATGTAACTTATGAAGTCTATACTG from Methanobacterium veterum encodes:
- a CDS encoding phosphoadenosine phosphosulfate reductase domain-containing protein, coding for MNIVNLEKEAIEFIKESCNFDETVVMFSGGKDSLVAMDLAKKAGLNHAVYINSELEYTISRSYVEKMKKYYFIEDLKPENDFFKFCELISPPSKRLKWCCKVLKLVTSMKYSIQNKKYYHITGIRGDESLRRSKYDKITSDPLLFANPRYHFFEVNPVFDWSEKDIWRYIRYNNLKFNPLYRYIDRVGCWCCPFSTKNEWDLARELEPEGFQKFKKILNVYSVSNVTTEYRRKYIKNGWRSYAFKYLKVPVIKMHNISNHYTLKGDNIHLHKLENLLFILASNYSINDNELTFTLEMNLQNQQIRLLLEKCLNCVGCGVCTVLCPINALYLDDSKTIKVNKDLCVGCLACCKQIDSKLKMGCIARNYKKERLSIVF